Proteins encoded in a region of the Balaenoptera musculus isolate JJ_BM4_2016_0621 chromosome 21, mBalMus1.pri.v3, whole genome shotgun sequence genome:
- the VDAC3 gene encoding voltage-dependent anion-selective channel protein 3 isoform X1, producing MCNTPTYCDLGKAAKDVFNKGYGFGMVKIDLRTKSCSGVMEFSTSGHAYTDTGKASGNLETKYKICNYGLTFTQKWNTDNTLGTEISLENKLAEGLKLTLDTIFVPNTGKKSGKLKASYKRDCFSLGSNVDIDFSGPTIYGWAVLAIEGWLAGYQMSFDTAKSKLSQNNFALGYKAADFQLHTHVNDGTEFGGSIYQKVNEKIETSINLAWTAGSNNTRFGIAAKYKLDCRTSLCAKVNNASLIGLGYTQTLRPGVKLTLAALIDGKNFNAGGHKVGLGFELEA from the exons ATGTGTAACACACCGACTTACTGTGACCTAGGAAAGGCTGCCAAGGATGTCTTCAACAAAGGATATG gatttGGCATGGTCAAAATAGATCTGAGAACCAAGTCATGTAGTGGAGTG ATG GAATTTTCTACTTCTGGTCATGCTTACACTGATACAGGGAAAGCATCAGGCAACCTAGAGACCAAATACAAGATTTGTAACTATGGACTGACCTTCACCCAAAAGTGGAACACAGACAATACTCTTGGGACAGAAATCTCTTTGGAGAATAAG ttggcTGAAGGGTTGAAACTGACTCTTGATACCATATTTGTACCGAACACAGG AAAGAAGAGTGGGAAGTTGAAGGCCTCCTATAAACGGGATTGTTTCAGTCTTGGCAGTAATGTTGATATAGATTTTTCTGGACCAACCATCTATGGCTGGGCTGTGTTGGCCATTGAAGGTTGGCTTGCTGGCTATCAGATGAGTTTTGACACAGCCAAATCCAAACTGTCACAGAATAATTTCGCCCTGGGTTACAAGGCTGCAGACTTCCAGCTGCACACGCACGT GAACGATGGCACTGAATTTGGAGGGTCGATCTACCAGAAGGTGAACGAGAAGATCGAAACATCAATAAACCTCGCGTGGACGGCTGGCAGTAACAACACCCGTTTCGGCATCGCCGCTAAGTACAAGCTGGATTGTAGAACTTCTCTATGT GCTAAAGTGAATAATGCCAGCCTGATTGGACTGGGTTATACTCAGACCCTTCGACCAG GAGTGAAACTGACCCTGGCAGCTCTAATCGATGGAAAGAACTTCAATGCAGGAGGGCACAAGGtcgggctgggatttgaactagAAGCTTAA
- the VDAC3 gene encoding voltage-dependent anion-selective channel protein 3 isoform X2 codes for MCNTPTYCDLGKAAKDVFNKGYGFGMVKIDLRTKSCSGVEFSTSGHAYTDTGKASGNLETKYKICNYGLTFTQKWNTDNTLGTEISLENKLAEGLKLTLDTIFVPNTGKKSGKLKASYKRDCFSLGSNVDIDFSGPTIYGWAVLAIEGWLAGYQMSFDTAKSKLSQNNFALGYKAADFQLHTHVNDGTEFGGSIYQKVNEKIETSINLAWTAGSNNTRFGIAAKYKLDCRTSLCAKVNNASLIGLGYTQTLRPGVKLTLAALIDGKNFNAGGHKVGLGFELEA; via the exons ATGTGTAACACACCGACTTACTGTGACCTAGGAAAGGCTGCCAAGGATGTCTTCAACAAAGGATATG gatttGGCATGGTCAAAATAGATCTGAGAACCAAGTCATGTAGTGGAGTG GAATTTTCTACTTCTGGTCATGCTTACACTGATACAGGGAAAGCATCAGGCAACCTAGAGACCAAATACAAGATTTGTAACTATGGACTGACCTTCACCCAAAAGTGGAACACAGACAATACTCTTGGGACAGAAATCTCTTTGGAGAATAAG ttggcTGAAGGGTTGAAACTGACTCTTGATACCATATTTGTACCGAACACAGG AAAGAAGAGTGGGAAGTTGAAGGCCTCCTATAAACGGGATTGTTTCAGTCTTGGCAGTAATGTTGATATAGATTTTTCTGGACCAACCATCTATGGCTGGGCTGTGTTGGCCATTGAAGGTTGGCTTGCTGGCTATCAGATGAGTTTTGACACAGCCAAATCCAAACTGTCACAGAATAATTTCGCCCTGGGTTACAAGGCTGCAGACTTCCAGCTGCACACGCACGT GAACGATGGCACTGAATTTGGAGGGTCGATCTACCAGAAGGTGAACGAGAAGATCGAAACATCAATAAACCTCGCGTGGACGGCTGGCAGTAACAACACCCGTTTCGGCATCGCCGCTAAGTACAAGCTGGATTGTAGAACTTCTCTATGT GCTAAAGTGAATAATGCCAGCCTGATTGGACTGGGTTATACTCAGACCCTTCGACCAG GAGTGAAACTGACCCTGGCAGCTCTAATCGATGGAAAGAACTTCAATGCAGGAGGGCACAAGGtcgggctgggatttgaactagAAGCTTAA